CTCGGGCTGCGTTGGACATTTGCTCCCTGCCACCAGATTTCGGCTGGAACGCTCTAAACATGCCGCGCTCGCCAGGTTCAATCCCGAGGGTGGTCCAGATCGAACTCTTTGCAGCTTCGTCGGGGTCATCAATCCGGAGCGTCTTCGGAATCCACAAGGATTTTTCTGCCTTTTCACCACCTCGCGGATCAGAATCCCTTGGGTGTTTTCCAAGGACTGGAGAACCACTATCTGAACATGTACTACTGCTTGTGGGAGGTGCTGCTGACATGCTATAACTGGGTCCAAGCCACGGCGCGCTCCATGCGCCATTAGGCCAGGGAGAAACCAATGGCCAAACGGAAGGCGGCATTAGCGGGAAAGGAATGGGTGGGCCACAGAATCCTGGCATCGGCACCATTGGTGGAAAGTTCCATTGAATGTTACCTCCATGGCCATTTTCTGAACAATTTGCAGGTTCAGCTGGGACTGGGCACACTGGTGCTGCCATGGCAGGAACACCATTCCATGCTGGATTCCATGGGTACATAAAAGGGGGACCGGGAAAGCAGGGTATAGGAGGCATGGGAGTGACGCCATTGCAATCCCCGGTAATTCCATTTTGATGTACCCCAACTGCTGCTTTAACTGACTCAATCCGTGGATTATCAGAAGTTGTTGCTGAAGGTGGACAGGTCTGGTTCTCACCATTTCTGGGATGTGCTGTTGACGCAGGGTTGCTGTTCTTATTCTGCTCTTCAACTCTCAACAAAGAAGCCATGGAGTTAGGTAGAGTTGAATCAGACCCAAACTTAACTGCTGGTTGATTTTCCTTTATAGACAATGGAATGACGGAAGAATCACCTCCAGGAGCGGCTAGACTGCCTCCTGGAATCAATATACCGTTACAGTTTGTGCTGGAGCTCTTACTCTTGCGCCTACCAGCACCGACAGGGAGGTTTCTCATGCTTCCACCTGCCGTCCAATACCTTTGACAACCCCTGCAAAAATGCCTTGGTTGGTGTATGTTGTAATTGTTGTAGTAACAGAACTTTGTGTCCATGCTGTTACACCGAGGACATGGCAGAATCTTGTCTGGCTTCTTTAGGACCTTCTCTTTGTTTGATCCATCACCCTCGGTCTTAGCTGCTTCCAGTGTGGATTCTGGTTCAGTCATCTCATCACCGTTGGATGTCTGGTTCTCACACGCACTCGAACTATTAAGGCCAGAATTATTTGGTTGACTAAGATTTAAATCCGGCGGTGTGCATGAATTTTCCTCAGTGATCCTTGTGTCTCCTGTATCTTTGCATGAATCCTGATGATTAGATAAAGAGTAAGTTAAACAAGATGAATGGCAAAGTAACAAGTATGTTTATGATAGGATAATAGAACAAACAATAACATATACAAATCCAAGTACTAAAAGCCTTTAATAAATTAATTGTATCTAAGTCATTCACAAAAATGGTATTTTGTGAAATAAACACATAGCTATAACACCATTTGAGCAATGAATGTCTAGTCTATCTTCAATGCTTGTTATATACGCAAATATATTTTCGGCAACTAGGAAAGCCTTCTGTGTGTAACATCTTATTTTGTACGGAAGTACTTCACACAAGACACGACAGTGCACGACACTGGCACAATGGCAAATCCAGCCATTTGCTACTGTTTTATACTTGTCCATGGACGGTGTGATACGCAAGTCGTGCAATTATCAGCTGGCAAACGTCGTCCCTGTAGCGGTGCTCTATTTTGTAAGAGGCAGCAAGCTTAAAAAGACGTACCAATATCTAAATAGTATCAGAAAACCAATTAGTTTGCTTCCAAGGGGATATGGTTGATTTGACTGGGAAACATGACTTGTTCCATTTTTGAATCTGGATGATGGCTATTGTTTTTCTTGCACTCAACATATATTTCTATGTGGCATCACTGACAGAATTTTCCCATGATAGTGCAGAGAGCTTAAAACCTATGGTTACCAGGCATAACATGATGTATGACATGGTCGAACTCTGGTTTGTGGTTCGAACTTTCAGATGTAAATTAAAAATTTCAGAACTTCTAGGAAATTTGAGACTAAGCACAGTGGGCACAGTTGAGTCCAACCGTCGTCAACGATACTATGAATCTATAATTGCTGCTGCGGACCAATCTAAGATTCCAGGACAGTTAAGCTCTATATAGGATCAGAATTTCAGACTAGAAAGAGAAAGGCAACTGTGCATCTATGTCACAGTTGGTGCACAAATCCAGTAGAACCAAGGTAGGAAATTTGATATGGATTTCCATCTACCTAATCCAAAGCACTCATCGCACCCTAAAAGTGAATTTGTCAAAGTACAGACGGTAACTAAAGTGAGATTTGCATCAAAGCAGGCAAACTTTACCAAACTTTAGAGGAGTTTCCATTTAGATAGAGTCCAAGACTAGCTAGTCCAGAGCTGCTTTAAAATAGCCTGATGTACAAGAACTTGTAACCACATCAAAATCTGCTCAACTATGTAAGATAGGAGAATTGGCCTATCCCTATATGTACCCACCCAAAATTCATGTGCAGATACAGTCAACAGACGCATCACACAGCCATCCTGCAATTACTAGCCATGAAACGAAGCCCATAAATGATACTTTGAACTGCAAAATCAGCTACAAATCGAAAAGCTTGACATGGTCCCTATCTAACTAACCTAACCTAATCAATCTtcccaaaagatgcaaaattagcAGGGATTCGACTGGGACAAGTGCCTAGCTAAGATCGAGCATATGACTAGATTAGCGACTGCTAAGCCGAAGCGATTATGCCTTGTCTTGCAGTGCTAATTGGAGAATCCATGACTAACTGACATGAACTGATTGAAGCAACCGCCGAGCCGCACCTCCTAACAGCCTTTTCCAATTGCCCACGCGAGAGAAGAAACAGAAGACATATACTTGTACCGTATAAAATCGCACCATTTCCTCGAATCAAATCGCAAGAGGATGAAGAACAGACAGAGCGTTTGACGAACTGAAAGGGGGAGAACAGAGCAGAGTAGATTTTGAAGAGGGGAGTAGGAACTCGCGTGACTTCACCTCTACCGGCGCCTGCGGAGGCGTACGGGGCGGCGCCACGTCGGACTCCGGCGGCTGAGGGTgtgcggctccggcgagctccatatGGGGCAAGATCCGACAAGTGGAGTTGGCGACTCGGCTACAAAGGGGGAAAAGATTTGCTCCCATTTAGCCTCGCGTCCGTGAGGCCACACTACTGCACTTTTTGGGTAATTGCACTGTGGTCCTTAGTGTTAAGCGGGTCGGATCCATTTAATGGATATCCTGCTTTCGCActattttgtgttttttttcttcctttttcaccCGTGTTCGTGTTCGTTTGTGTTTGTATTTGTGTTTTTATCATTTGGGCTGTATGGACCCTGATagtgtcacacgtgtggcactAAGCAATTCTGCCCCGACGTTTTCTGATGGCAAATTTAGTTACCtgaggatgacaactttagttgtgAAGCATGTCAACTTTCTGTTTGATGTcaagttttagtttttttgtttggaTTTTGTTCTTTCTTGAGTGATAATTTTAGTTGTAAAAACGTCAGGGCGATGTTACTTCGTGCCACATGTGTGGCATTTATCATTTTGGGTTGTATAAACGCGTTATTGTCACAAAAAAGAAGTGATTGTGGGATTATAAGATAACTAACCATTCATGTCGAGCGGGGTAAAA
This region of Triticum aestivum cultivar Chinese Spring chromosome 2D, IWGSC CS RefSeq v2.1, whole genome shotgun sequence genomic DNA includes:
- the LOC123051520 gene encoding cyclic dof factor 1 isoform X2, translated to MELAGAAHPQPPESDVAPPRTPPQAPVEILVRLFKLAASYKIEHRYRDDVCQLIIARLAYHTVHGQDSCKDTGDTRITEENSCTPPDLNLSQPNNSGLNSSSACENQTSNGDEMTEPESTLEAAKTEGDGSNKEKVLKKPDKILPCPRCNSMDTKFCYYNNYNIHQPRHFCRGCQRYWTAGGSMRNLPVGAGRRKSKSSSTNCNGILIPGGSLAAPGGDSSVIPLSIKENQPAVKFGSDSTLPNSMASLLRVEEQNKNSNPASTAHPRNGENQTCPPSATTSDNPRIESVKAAVGVHQNGITGDCNGVTPMPPIPCFPGPPFMYPWNPAWNGVPAMAAPVCPVPAEPANCSENGHGGNIQWNFPPMVPMPGFCGPPIPFPLMPPSVWPLVSPWPNGAWSAPWLGPSYSMSAAPPTSSSTCSDSGSPVLGKHPRDSDPRGGEKAEKSLWIPKTLRIDDPDEAAKSSIWTTLGIEPGERGMFRAFQPKSGGREQMSNAARVMQANPAAQSRFASFQETT
- the LOC123051520 gene encoding cyclic dof factor 1 isoform X1 — its product is MGANLFPLCSRVANSTCRILPHMELAGAAHPQPPESDVAPPRTPPQAPVEDSCKDTGDTRITEENSCTPPDLNLSQPNNSGLNSSSACENQTSNGDEMTEPESTLEAAKTEGDGSNKEKVLKKPDKILPCPRCNSMDTKFCYYNNYNIHQPRHFCRGCQRYWTAGGSMRNLPVGAGRRKSKSSSTNCNGILIPGGSLAAPGGDSSVIPLSIKENQPAVKFGSDSTLPNSMASLLRVEEQNKNSNPASTAHPRNGENQTCPPSATTSDNPRIESVKAAVGVHQNGITGDCNGVTPMPPIPCFPGPPFMYPWNPAWNGVPAMAAPVCPVPAEPANCSENGHGGNIQWNFPPMVPMPGFCGPPIPFPLMPPSVWPLVSPWPNGAWSAPWLGPSYSMSAAPPTSSSTCSDSGSPVLGKHPRDSDPRGGEKAEKSLWIPKTLRIDDPDEAAKSSIWTTLGIEPGERGMFRAFQPKSGGREQMSNAARVMQANPAAQSRFASFQETT